acactattggtggtccgATATGAAGACAGACATTGCAAATCGgaaggacttctgcaacctctcttGATCcgagaatggaaatgggagtaCATCATGGTGGATTTCATGATCGGATTACGAGGGATTTAGAGAGCAATGATTTGATTTAGGTAGTGGTCGACAAGCGACAAAGTTGGCCCACTTCATTGCGGTGCGAAAGGTCCTTAGTTTGGATAGACACGCTGAGTTGTACATGCGTTAGATAGTTCGActacatggagtgccggttacaaTTACTTGAttgagacccgaggtttacaattgctttttggaagagcttgcaaagtgTTTTAGGTACGAAGCTGCGGTCTCGGTCGGCATATCATCCTTAGATGAATGGCCGGTCTAAAGAGGACAATTTAGACCCTCGAAGACATACTACGAGCTTGCGTACTGgattttaaaggaagttgggaagaacaTCTTCATCTAGTCGAGTTCGCCTACAATAACAGTTATCAACGGAGCATTTAGATAGCTCCTTTCAAAGCGTTGTATGGTAGGGCGTGCAAGATGCTAAGTGTGTTAGAATGAAATCGGGGAAAAAAAGATCACGGGCCCAAAGTTGTTTCAGCAATCGGTGGATGCGTGTCGCAATGATCGGggacagattaaagaccactCCAGGCTACCAAAAAGTTACGTAGATAGCGTCGgagactttggaattccaagttggtgattatgtttttctgaaggtgtcaccaatgggGGTACTTCAcactttggtaagaaaggaaaatagagTCTAAAGTACataggtccatttgagattctaGGGAGAATTGGGACCCAGTGTATGGTCTTGCGTTAGCTGCCCAAATTGACGCAAGTGCATGGCGTctttcacatgtcgatgttgaggaagtattaGCGACTcgacccacgtgcttaatttgAAGAATTGGACATGGATGATGTTAAGCTGGTTTAGATCATGGATAGAAAAGGGCAAGTTacgcgtacaaagaccattgttggtcaaagtggtgcagcaacaccacggcactaaAGGGAGCAACTTTGGGAGGCGAAGAGTCaatgagacaattgtacccctgcctttttgcttaagtattgtaatggttcaagtttcgaggatgaaatttttataagaggggaagagttgtgacatcttgaatttttcagtCCGGTCAATTATTTTATCAGGCCTTTCATCAACgtgcctatagggctattctcaaagccgatcactctcaagataactagactatttgggaaagccagtaagggattttaatacaatagatgtgggaattcgaccaggaatcggctactcgGCGTACTCATCTAGAGATCATTATGACACACTAAAGATTGATTAGAAATTAGAAATAGGTTTGTTCGGTAAGAGGTGTGGTTAAATGTGGTGATTCCaccaatttgaaaaattatcgTCGATCAACACTAGTTTGacttttctgtcgttttggtaccacaATGTCCATATTTCAAATCTCTAGATTTTAATGACagcgaaagtcgccaatgtgtcgaagaggttcattgtggcttgaagaaaatcgataaTGGGTCAATTATACTAAAATCgcggattgaaattaattgcgaatttgaatttgatttcataaattgaaagttttgtcgtGTTACAAGTCATTTAAGGAATGTTGACTTAGTCTCCAAATATTTTCctgcaaaccaagattttggCAAGAAAAGTCGTCATAGGGCTATTTTCGGCCAGGAAAATGCagatatttgtttttttatcgcgaaattaggatgcaagtgggattaattagtgaaaaaaaaaaccaatttgaTAGTGAGCTCGATAATTGAACTTTTAGAAgtcgaattgaattgatataaggaggaattgaagtccaatttgaGGGAATTCAAgcaaattcgtgtgccccctTGGACCCAACTTGTGGACCAATCAAGGCTTCTATAAGAGTATTTGGTGGCTGGAAATCTACTGAGGAAGACAGCAATGTGGGTGGGACACACCAAGGGGACCAAAGAGATAGGAAGTGACCAAGGTGGCCCCTCCAAAGCCCAAAGCGTCccccctctccttcttccccaTTTCCGTTGATCCCTCCCCTCTCCCCAGCAACTTGAAGACTCCCAACCGAGCTCACCCACTCCATTGTCGAAGCCGTCCAACCGCCCGAGCCCATGGCGACATCGTCTCAAAGCTCGCCAACCGTGCCAAACCCATACCAACCAGCCGCCGTTTCGCTTCCACCGTGACCCCGGGACACCCTCGGGGCTGCTCGAGCTCGTCCACCGTCGCCAAAGCTGCCTAGCTACCTGCCCCACCACCGTGAAGCCTTGTCGGCGCACCGCAATCTCCTCCGGTCCTTGCTCACTCGGCCAACCACTGGTTCACCTCCTCTCAACCTGTCGTGACCGAGTTAGTGGGTCTCCAAGCGGCTGATTTAGCCCATTTTTATGGCTTTCCCAACCTCGAAAGGCGGTCCCGCTTTAGAGTTTGTCATCCACACCGCGCCCCATCATTTTGATTCGAGGGATCGtcaatcaagtgagtttaactcactaatcctcgctttattaagttaatgacgtttaagggttgattagtttagactaagtatggattaggtggatagttagagtAGATTAGTTATTTAATCAATCGTTGTTGCacattaggtggttagtttagtgcaattaaaggtctagacaagctctagtatttatcccGAGTGGTTCGAATTTTGGGCTCGTcttggcttttaattaggctttcgTGCCTAAGTGTgatttatttgcatttcttagttattttccgtaattatttatttaattatttatttttcggaaaacaGGACCAGGATAACCATTGACTGgattttatgctaattgcaatggtgtgatttgtttatttaatttcttgttattttgtgcaaattgggtgttgtttgtgattttgggattttattccaaatttatttaattttagtaattaatcaGAAAATCACCAGGCATCGGTtgacaaaaccaaaaatgaatttgtggactgttgaaattagtgggattttcaaaagtgaaaatattgtattttagttaaggccgatcgtgtacccacacatgattattttatcgggaatgataaaaatggtgaaatggTTGGATGATCAAGATGGTATCTTTgtatcaacctacgggctcgATACATCAGCTTAGTGTAagtagtataccggtatactatattcGCTTGCGGCCAATATGTTAGCTTAGTGCAAGCAGTATACATGatagcttctggtgagcatcactagtatactatatcagcctgcaggcgatatgtcagcttagtgtgagcagtatactatttatcagcttagtgcgagctatactatctatttatcagttTAGTGTGAGCAATCTTGATTGTGAtcagactttatagatagtattgactGAGATGACCGGGGAATGGTCTTGTTGACATGGAATCAACTGAGTTGATTGCCCGACGATTCGATCTGATTTGAATGAATTAGATTGTTGTGATGATTCATTGAATTATATTAACTTATaggaaggaactaaggccaaggtaagtcctctgactcgcgtttgtgcttaggcagcccttatggcgtattttcttcctagtcgagtCTTAAgggtgaactcgctgagatgtcGTCTTACCCCAttatgggataacatttcaagtccctagatggTAGCTCCCCCAGAGCGTTTTGGTTAGCCTAAAAAGGTGACAAAGCAGAAGAATTTTATCACACTACATGGGCACCCCAGGGGATGAATTTATGAGTTGGTGAAAACCATGGTCTGGGTTGATGAGGCCTCGCCTCATAAGGTATCCCATCAATGAGATCATGGTATCGTCGTTTaagatggggagagagagatgtccCATACCTAAGTCCGGGGTCCCCATGTATGTGCTGGAAGTTGCCTTTGGGAAAGGCATAGTAGATCCTGCCGGAGGTTCAGTAGTGGATGTGGAGCTGAACATGATAGACCCTGAGTCCCTAGTGTACTCAGCTGAAGGCTCCaatgaggatgaagaggaggaggaagactaGTAGTTGTTTGAGAACCCCTCGCCCCCCCTGGGGTTTTGTAGACCTGACTTCTTCATCTTGGCTTGTACTATATATATGACTTGtttgtatgtatatataagagTGTTGTCagttttcaaaattatggccctactttcctatcccatctTGCTGTTatttggggattatttatttgctttcacatgtgcattaaaatgaatgggttggcgatgcgtcctaggacgttgCTTTTAATCGACTgcagagggatgggcacatgtTCAGAGGATCAGGGCATGACAAGAAGAGCTACCAATTTTGTGACATTGTCAGATTAAAGATAATTCTAATGTTTTGTagttaaaataggaaaatagaagGAGAAAGCAAACATATGACGTTCTTCTCAGGATGCATCTAGCAGAAGCCCTGGAGATAAATTGGGACAGCCAAAAGCCCATATGAACTAAATTTTGTCGATGGTGAGGTGGACAGTTATTTATAATACATGATTAAGCATGTAAATTATCTCATTTTAATGTAATATTGACCTTAGTGAAAAATTGACTTAATAATCGAAGGTTATCACGAGGATTCTTTCTTCTATGAGCAAAAGTAGGAACAGCCTTTAAGTTTCTGGAAGAGAAACCGGGGGCACTTTCTCTGTGAGcaagaaatgaattttctaCAGAACATTTGGTTAATTTGGgactaaaaagtgaaaatgttgcACAGACAAATGGGACCCGAAATGGGGTCATCAATATTATTAGTTAGAGCTTATGGCCTAAGATGCATGTGCTGGACTTTATCTCGAAAGATGAATTAAAGAGTTGCGTGATATGAGGAGTGAGTATGAGGTATAAAGCCTATGTTAGCATGCAAAAACTGATATGGATCCAAGTATCTCGATTGGAGCTCATAAACAGctataaatagagaaattgttTAATTGGTTCTACACTTATTATACGAATGTTAATTTgtatcataaacttttcaattttgtcaattgagttttaaacttttGTGCGGAAATCCAATATAGTCATGTAGGACAGCTAGCAATGACCAGGTAAAAGAGACCTTGAATGGTGTCATCAATACTTGAAATTACGACTTAAGGCTTAACATGCATGTCATGTAATTTATCTCGAAAGAGTGAATATAAGGAATGCCGGATATAAAAAGTTACGGAACATAAGAATTCGGGCATTTTCAACAAGAGTATGAAGTCAAATAATGCCAAGTCCATGTTTAAAATTTACATCACATGTACTCAATTCATACGACCACTTTTAATTCAGGTAGACGCTTGTGAGATTTCAATGAATTCAAAGGCTTATAAATAACAGGGAGTCGTTCCCTACGGCTTCATGGAACATGCTTAAACAagattctctctttaacttttgCACAAAAAGTGACGACATACGTGGCTGGTCTGGCAATACCTCTTCAATCTTAAAACGAACAAAAGACACTTCACAACAGAAATTTGTGGAACCTGTGAAACTTGCAGAACCATCATGAGTCCTTCAACGCCTACGACGGACCTGAACAAGACCAACTGGATCGTTGAAGTCACTGAAGACGTCGAGCACATGCGCTCTAACTTCGACGATGAGCGGCACTGGAAGAAGCACTCAATATACAGGGTTCCCGATTGCGTGGCTAAGCTCAACCGCGAGGCCTACAGGCCAGAGGCTGTCTCCTTTGGTCCCTACCACCATGGCGAGGACCACCTCCTTCCCATGGAGAACCACAAGCACCGCGCGCTCCTCCACTTCCTTAGGCGGTCCGGAAAGCCCGTCAGCGCTTCCTTAAGTCCCTGAGTGACGTGGCACAGGAGCTCCAGGATAGTTACCACTTGCTGGACCCGTGGTGGAAGGAGGGTGATGGTGAAGGCGCGGGCCCTTTCCTGAAGTTGATGATCACCGATGGCTGCTTCATGCTTGAGATCCTAAGGACCAAGATACGGCTTCGGGGGAATACGCATCCAACGACCCCATTTTCGGTAACCTCGGGGTTATACATTAGACCATACATTATGCGAGACATGTTGATGCTAGAGAATCAGCTGCCGATGCTTGTGCTGGATCGGCTGGTTGCGGTCGAGAGTGACGGCATGCAGGTTAGTTTCCTAGATTTTGCTCCGTGGTAAGAGAAGTTATTACAAGCAAGCAAGCTGCCTACTATGGTCCTGTTTGGTAACACTTTTGGGAATAACTAATTGTATTCTTTTCtctcccggaacaaaaaaaaaaaaagaacagaaatccgtttagtaaatttttgttcccaaaaacaataatcctttttttttttttgttcctgagaatagattttgaacataaTCAAGATGTAGAATTTAGCTtcttgtttctgggaacaatttcaagaattaagcccgactttttcttttccccttttcttttctttttttctacttctctcttcttcttcctccaagtcgATCATCGGCCATTGCtggccaccgccaccgccgccgccaccgacAGTGGCTGGCGATTGGCTAGGCAAGGTCTGACAAGCTCGTCGGAGGCTTGCCTATCCTgacaaggctcaacctcacccagGTGacgcaaggtcggcctcgccctagcctggCCAAGCCAGGCCTTACATTGGCCaatgaggccaagcctcacacggtggctggcgaggcttgTCTCGCTAAATCTGGATGAGAAGAGCCTCACCTGGCCACTAGTAAGACTTCAACGAACTTGTTGGACCTCACCCTACTAGTTGCCGGTCGCTAGCCATGGCGGCCGGCGATCAGccacaaaaaggagaaagaagaagagaaaggaaaaagaaaatataaaaaagaaaagaaaaacaaagaaaatataatagaagtatttaaaaattaaaaagaaacaaaataatttaatagtcctaccaaacacatttctattatgggaatataaattttggataattgCCAAACGTCTTCAAATGCGCAGAAACTCATCTAGGGAGCAGAATCGAAAAAAATTTTTTGATACAAAAATTATTCCTGggaatagaatggttaccaaacatgtccTATGTTGACCTAACAGTACATTTGGTGATTTTCGATCAACCCCACGTGAGATACATCAAATCATGCTCCAAACTCGTTGGATGCACATTTCTAGATCAACTAACAATCCATTAAATCTATCACCGCTAGAAGAAACTTCTCAGTTTTCCTTTCCTGCAAGTACTATAGACATGACAATGGTGTAATATTCTGTTACAAAAGCAAGCAATCGTACACAATaataagcaaaaaaattaaatcagatATCGAATTCACTTGATTTGATCAGCGTAACCTACTTCacggaaaaaaaatatagaattcCACTATAAGTTGAAGGGATATAATGAAGATTACAATCACACTTATGTTATTCCAGTACTCTCGGTGTTTTTAAACCTCCAATTATACTCTCATATGAGTGTTTAACCCTCACGATTTCTCGTAAAACAatatctcaatctcacaaaagaaTTTTTAAGTCTTACCATGAGATTTattagcttcaaaacacttgaaATTTCTTTAGGATGTAATTTTTGAGCTTGCAGCATAATTGGATGTTAAGGCCAAAAGCTCGCTTTCTGATCGGCAAAACCAACAACCACTCTTAAATAAATACTCTTTATATCCAAAAAGGAAACCCTTTAGGAAAGATCGAAACTAGAAAACTTACTTGAGTCGGATTTCTGTTATGGGTTCAAATAAGAGACATATTTTCAATATATTCAATTCACTGACTTTACTCCACAACACAGGATCACGAATTCGTAAACAGGCTCATCCTCGAgtttttcttctcccttgcaCGCCCAATGAGAAGATGGGCAAATGCCTGCACGTCTTGGACGTCTACAGGAAGAGACTCCTGCTCCCTGGGAACCCGGACGAGGTGGGGCCTGAGGATGGGGAGAGAACAATCCAGTCAGCGACCGAGCTAGAGGAGGCCGGGATCCGGTTGGAGAAGAGCAGGACTGACAGCTTCAAGGACATCTCCTTTGCTGGCGGGGTCCTGAGGCTCCCTCCTATCATGGTGAACGACACCACCGAGTCCAAGTTCCTCAACCTCATGACATTCGAGCGCTTTCATGACGGGGCCGGGAACGAGGTCACGGCCTACATGTACTTCATGGATGACATCATTGACACCGAGCGGGATGTCACATTGCTCAACGCCCGTGGCATCATCCAAAATGATTTTGGGAGCGACAAGGCGGTCGCTGAGCTATTCAACTCCTTGAACAAGGACATGGCGTTAGATGAAAACAACAGCCTCGAGGCCTTGCGAAATAAGGTCAGTAAGTACTGCAAAAAGCCCTGGAACAAGTGGAGGGCTAATCTCATCAAGACCTACTTCAGGAGTCCTTGGTCTATATTGTCTCTCCTTTGCGCCATCTTCCTCTTCACCCTCACCATAATTCAGACCATATATACCGTTTCTCCTGCTGGCTGATGCATGAAAATTAGTTCTTCGTTGTCGATTGTTGTTGTGAATGATATTCGTCCAGTTTCCAGTCATGTCCATTCCCCTATTTAAATTCGAATGACGTACATTTGGCTGtttatttatcatatcaaaTGATGATGTGAGAATATGTAAATATTAAACCATAATATCTCTTTATGGTTTTCTTGTTTTAGTCTTCTTCATGCTTATCCAATTTGGATTGGTAGTGTGAAGGATGATCAAGTTTTGGGCAAATGAAATCTTCCATTtcaacattttcttcttgattaaaAATGTTAAGAAGTTGCAGCGAATTCAAGTGAAAAACAAATATGACCTTCAAAGTCATCTGCCTTGCCCATTAgtttcaaaattcaaagttatCTATATGCTTCCCGATCGCTGACGACAGAGAATAAATATAACTTTTTTATGCCTGAGAAAGAACCATTTTGAAACTTCCAACAtccttcttgaaataaaaagaatataagagATTGTAGACTCCTGTTATAAAATCCTATTTTCAAATAAACTGACAACGAACTGCTTATTATGTATAGAAAAAAAGCCCACAAACTCGGGAGAAAACTGCAGTTATCTGACCTTAACGAACAAAACTCATATTTTATATGAATTGCAATGAACCACAATTTAGAAGATGAGGTTAGTCGCTTCAGTAAATATTCAGTGATCGCAAGTCTCCTGCCAGATTAGGAGTATGATATCAACCTTGCTATCATCTTCCAATTTCGATTAAGCTCAGCTGCCACTAGAAGAGCTACCAATTTTGCAACATTGTCATATTAAAGATAATTCTAATGTTTTGTagttaaaataggaaaatggaAGGAGAAAGCAAACATATGACGTTCTTCTCAGGATGCATCTAGCAGAAGCCCTTCTCAGGATGCATCTAGCAGAAGCCCTTGAGATAAATGGGGACAGCCAAAAAAACCCATATGAACTAAATTTTGTCGATGGTGAGGTGGACAGTTATTTATAGTACATGATAAGCATGTAAATTATCTCATTTTAATATAACATTGACCTAAGTGAAAAAATGACTTAATAATCGAAGGTTATCACGAGGATTCTTTCTTCTATGAGCAAAAGTAGGGAACAGCCTTTAAGTTTCTGGAAGAGAAACCGGGGGCACTTTCTTTGTGAGCAAGAAAGGAATTTTCTACAG
This region of Eucalyptus grandis isolate ANBG69807.140 chromosome 8, ASM1654582v1, whole genome shotgun sequence genomic DNA includes:
- the LOC120287060 gene encoding UPF0481 protein At3g47200-like, producing the protein MSPSTPTTDLNKTNWIVEVTEDVEHMRSNFDDERHWKKHSIYRVPDCVAKLNREAYRPEAVSFGPYHHGEDHLLPMENHKHRALLHFLRRSGKPDSYHLLDPWWKEGDGEGAGPFLKLMITDGCFMLEILRTKIRLRGNTHPTTPFSVTSGLYIRPYIMRDMLMLENQLPMLVLDRLVAVESDGMQAHPRVFLLPCTPNEKMGKCLHVLDVYRKRLLLPGNPDEVGPEDGERTIQSATELEEAGIRLEKSRTDSFKDISFAGGVLRLPPIMVNDTTESKFLNLMTFERFHDGAGNEVTAYMYFMDDIIDTERDVTLLNARGIIQNDFGSDKAVAELFNSLNKDMALDENNSLEALRNKVSKYCKKPWNKWRANLIKTYFRSPWSILSLLCAIFLFTLTIIQTIYTVSPAG